The sequence below is a genomic window from Cryobacterium arcticum.
AGGCCTACGACTACTCGTTCGTAGCCGGACGGGCGGCCGTGGCCCGGCTGGGCAAGGTGCTCTGGGACTACGACTTCGACAAGCGGGCGATCACGATCGGCCGGCCTCAGGCCGACCATTACTCGGGCCAGCTGCCGTACACCCCCGACGAACGCACCGTCGTGCTCTACGCCCCCACCTGGGAGGGCGACCGGGCGGCCGCCGCCTACGGGTCCGTCGCCACCCACGGAGTTTCCCTGGTCACCGCGCTGCTGCAGAGCCCGCGGCACCGGGTGATCTACCGTCCGCACCCGCGCAGCGGCGTGGTCGACCACGCGTACGGCCAAGCCAACAAGCAGATCATGGCCGCCATCACGGCAGCGAACGAGCGCGACGCCGGCGCCCAGCACATCATCGACACCGGCGCAGACCTGGGCTGGCAGCTGTCGGCCGCCGATGTGGCGATCGTCGACATCTCAGCGATGGTCTACGACCGGCTCGCCTCGGGCCGACCGCTCATGGTCACCCGTCCGCAGAACCCCCTGGCTGCCATCGACACCAGCGGCTACCTGTCCGATTGCGAGTGGCTCGCCACCGGCGACACCGCCGGCATCGTGGAGACCCTCGACGAGCTCATGAGCGACGACACGGCCGAGGTGCGCCTGCGCGGCTGGGTCGAGCAGTACTTCGGTGATCCCACCCCCGGAGCGGCCACGGCCCGTTTCCACGGCGCGATCGGTCATCTGCTGGAGGAATGGGACCGGTTCGCCGCGTTGCACGCCGACGACGACGCGGGCCTGGCCGAGTTCGAGGACGTCAGCGAGATCGACGAGGTCTGATCGGCCGCAGGCGCCCGACGGTCGAGCCTGTCGAGACCCTCGTGAGCTAGGTGTATGTGTTGTGCCCCATACGTTGGTCGAGCCTGTCGAGACCAGGTGAGCCGATCTCGACGGCGCGACCCGCGGTCTACTCGCCTGCCGGTGTGACCACTTCTGGTTCTGCAGCACCACTGGCCGGCCGGCGACGCAGCGGCCGGGGGAGGGCCCGCAGTGCGCCGTGGCCCAGCTGGGTCAGGCGATTGGCCGGAACGATCGCGCCGTCGCGCAGGGTGATGGTGTGGGCCCGCGGGTCGAGCTCAGGCCGGAACTGGGCGGGAGCTTGGCCGAACGCGAGCCGGGACGACCCGACGACACGCTTGCCCAGGATGTGGTTGCCCATGCCGCCGATCACGGCGCCGATACCGAACGGCACTGCCTTGCCGATCAGGCTGGCCCCGCCCTTCGCGGCGAACTGCCTGATGAACGACCGCTTGAGCTTGTCGGTCAGCGGCCCCATGATGGCGCGGGGAAGGCTGGTGGTCACGAGCTCGCCCCAGTATGCGGTGCGGGCGACGCCGCCGCCGGTGACCTGGCCGGCAAGCTGGCGTACGAGGTCGGAACCCTCGTGTCCGAGCATCATGGTCATCACCAGCGCGCGGGCCCGTTCGGGATCGTCGACCGTGATGCCGTGCACCTCGCTCACGGATTGCGAGAACAACGCCGTCGCCTCGAGGAACCCGGCCGTTTCCACGCCGGAGAGTGCGAGGGTAATTCCGGTGCCGACGCCGGGGATCACCGCGGTGGCGCCGACCGCCGCGCCGCCGCCCGTGACAGCGGCCAGGTAGCGGCGCTCCAGGATGCGTACGATCTGGTCGGGGGTGGCCTCCGGGTGACGGTGGCGGATGCTGCGGATGTGCGCGAGCACCGCGGGGCGGTGGATCGCCATGACCCGGTCGAACCCTGTGGCCACGCTGGGCGGCAGCTGGCCGCCTCGTGGCATGCCGCCGGTGGGTGAGAGCAACGGTGTGGGCTTCTTCTTAGCCATGATGCAATCCTCCTCGGGTGCGCAAAGCACGAGTTTACGGGCCGAAACTGGGCATCCTCGAAGGAATTCCCAGCAGAACGGAGACCACGGGGCGTGACGAAACGGGGTCGGGTGACGTCACGAATCAGGCCGGTTTGACGCCGTATTCGGCGTTGTACCGGTCGAGGACCTCGTCGATGGGACCATCGAGCACCAGCGCGCCCTTGTCCAGGTAGAGCCCCCGGGCGCAGAACCGGCGCAGGTCACGTTCGTTGTGCGAGACGAAGAAGAGGGTGCGGCCGCCGGCCAACAGCTCTTCGATGCGCCGGTAGCACTTCTCCCGGAAGGCCTTGTCGCCCACGGCCAGCACCTCGTCGACCAAGATGATCGGCTCTTCGAGCCGGGAGATCACGGCGAACGCGATGCGCACCTTCATGCCGCTGGAAAGGTGCTTGTACGGGGTGTCGACGAAGTCGGCGATCTCCGCGAAGGTGATGATCTCATCGAAGCGCTCGTCGATCTGCTTGCGCGTCATGCCGTGCAGGCCGGCCGTGAGGTACACATTGTCGCGAACGGTGAGGTCGTCGACGAAGCCGCCGGTGATCTCGATCAGCGGCGCGACACCCTCGATGACGTCGACGGTGCCCTCGTCGGGCAGCACAACGCCGGTCACCAGTTTGAGCAGGGTGGACTTGCCCTGGCCGTTCCGCCCCACCACGCCGATGGCCTCGCCGCGCTGAACCGTGAACGACACGTGCTGCAACGCCCAGAACTCGCCAGGACGGCTGCGGCGGCGGCTGCCGGCGAACAGGTCCTTGAAGTTACGGCGACTGCGCCGGTTGCGGCGGAACCGGATGCCCACGTCGTCGAGGGAGATGACAGTCTCGCTCATCAGATCTCCTTCAGCACGGCGCGCTCGGTGCGGGTGAAGACCAGGAGACCGATCAAGAGGAAGGCCACCGACATGGCAGCGCCGACACCCACGATGAACCAGTCCAGCTCGCCCGGGAAGAATGCGGCCCGGTACAGGCTGAAGATGCCGCTGAGCGGGTTGAACGCCGCCCAGAAGTGCAGTTCTTTCGGCAGGTCACTGGTGGCGTAGATGATGGGCGATGCGTAGAACAGGAAGCGCAGGATCAGCTTGACGGCACGTTCGAGGTCGCGGAAGAACACGACCAGGGGAGCCACGATGAGGCCGATACCAGCCGTGAGGATGGCCTGGATGAGGATGGCCAGCGGAAAGAAGACGGCATCCGCATTGATCGTTGCGCCGGAGAAAATGGCGAAGAGCACGAGCACGGGAATGGCGGCGAGGAACTCGATGCCCTTGGACAGCACGAGCCGGTTCACCCAGATCGTGCGGGGAATCCGCGTGGAGCGGATGAGTTTGGCCTCGCGCAGGAACGCGCGGGTGCAGTCCGAGATGGCGCCGTTGAACCACATCCACGGCAGCAGGGCCGCGAGGAGGAAGACGATGTACGGGTCTTCGCCGACGGACCGCTTGAACACGACCGTGAAGACGAACCAGTAGATGCCGGCCATCACCAGCGGATCGAGGATCGACCAGAAGTAACCGAGCACCGATGTCGAGTAGCGCACTCGCAGGTCGCGCTGGGTCAACAGCCACAGCGAATGACGGTACCGCGCAAACGGGGTGCGCTGTTCAGGACGCACCTGAGCGTAACTACTCACGCGCTCTATCGTATGGGAGCAGATCGGGGCACGGCGCCACAGGCGACCGTGCCCCGCTCTCGAAGGTGGATCAGACGAACAGGTTCGCGCGCTCGAGGTCCTCGGCGAAGTCGACCTCGACCGCGTAGAAGTCCGAGATGTCCACGGGCTCGACGAGCATGCGGTTCTTCTCGATCGCGAGCTCGATGCCGCGCTCGAAGTAGTCCTGGTCTTCGACCTTGCTCAGGTGGTGGATGAGCATCGCCTTGTCGGCGGCGGACACGTAGTTGATGCCGACGGCCTCGCCGAGACCGTTCTTGACGGTCTTCGACAGCTCCTTGATGTAGCCCTCGGCGCTGGTCGTGTACTTGACTTCTTCGTCGGACACCTTGGACGTGTTCACGGTCACGAACGACTGGTCGCGCTTCATCATCGAAGCGGCGCGGTCGAGGATGGCCGGGTCGAACACGACATCGCCGTTCATCCACAGCACGCCGCCGGTGGCGGAGGCGCGCAGGGCGCGGAGCAGGCTCTTGGACGTGTTGGTCACGTCGTACTGCTCGTTGTAGACGAAGGATGCCTGCGGGAACGCCTCGATGATGTGCTCGAGCTTGTAACCGACGACGATCGTCACCTTGGTCTTCTTGCCGAAGGCGTGCTCGATGTTGTCGAACTGCTGCTGCATGATCGTGCGGCCGTCGTTGAGCTCGGTCAGGGGTTTGGGAAGCGAGCGGCCGAGTCGGCTGCCCATTCCTGCTGCAAGTATTACTACCTGGGTGGTCACGAATATCTCCTCAGAAAGATCTGGGTGGCCCCGCTTGTGGCACTGAATTCAGTCGAATTTGCCTGCGGTTCACCCTTAAGTTCACGTATAGACACTTCGTTATGCCACCTTCAGACTAGCTGAACACCCCGTTCCGGGGGAAGGGACGTTCGCATGCGTGTCCGGATCGTGACGATTCGTGCCGTTTCGGCGACCCCGCACGGACCGGCGTGGTGGGGAAAAAACTTTGGTGAGAATCCGCCGCCCACGGCGGTGAGCCTCAGCGAGGTCGGATGGTCCTTGGTAGGTTAGCGAGGTGACTCCTGTGCCTCCGAACTCCGAGCCAGACGAGCAGACTCCGGTCTTGCGCGTTCCCGATACGGAGCCGGAACGCGAGGGTATCGCCGTCGAAAGCGGCACCCCAGCGGACCGCCCCCCTCAGCCTGCTTCTGCTACCAGCGGCGCGCCGAAAATCGCGCCGAAGACCGCAGCGAAGCCACCCCGTAAGGCCCCCGTGCGCAAGCCGAGCACGCCCGATTCCGCGACGGCGGCGTCCGGTTCGGCGACGTCCGACTCAGCGTCCGACGAGGCAGCCCCGGCCAAGCCCGTGCGGAGCACCACCCGCGCGCCGCGTAAGCCGGCCGCCCCGCGAGCCGGCACGGCCGCTCGCAGCTCGGCCGCCGCGAAGACCTCGACGGATGCAGCCCAGCCCAAGACCCCTGCCGCTGCAACGGCAGACTCTACGACGAGCGACTCCGCAACTACGGACTCCGCAACGGGCGCATCTTCCGCCGCACCGGCCACCGCGGCCGAGCGCGTCTCCGTGACCCGCACCCCGGCCGCGCGCACGTCGCCGGTCGCCAAGGCCACCCGGCTGCCGGCAACCACCACGTCCACGGCCGACACCGCCGAGGCCGTCGCGGTCGCGGCCGCAGCCGCCGATGGTGACCCGGCGACGGCGTCCAGCGCCACGGCGGGGGAGTCCGCCGCCACGAAGCCCAAGACCACCCCGGCTCGCACCACCTCCGCCCGCACGGCGGCGTCGAAGGCCGCTGCCGCCAAGGCCGCGGCAGCGAAGACCGAGTCGGCGACCAAGGCCGGGGCTGCCCGCACCGCGGCGACCAAGGCCGCCGCGGCGAAGTCGGCTGCGGCGCGCGCCGCTGCCACCTCCGCTCGCACGGCTGCGGCCGCTGCCGCGCGTGCCGCCGCCGTTGCCGCTGCCAGTGCCGACGCCGAATCCGCCGATCCCGCTGTCTCCGGCCAGGCGCCGACCGTGCCGGGCCAGGCCTCGACCGCCGCACCGGTCACCGACGCACCAGGCACCGACGCGCCTGCCGCTGTCGTTCCCGCCGCTGAGGTGTCCGCACCTGTCGTCACTGAACCCACCGCATCCGAAGCACCCGCTGCCGGCCAGTCCGCGCCCGTGCGCGACGCGGCCGTGACGGACGACCCGCCGGTCTCCGACCTGGCCCAGGCCGACCCGCCCACGGTCGTGCTTTCCGACCTGACGGACCCGGCAACCGACGGCGACGAGGGCGCGACTCGCGTCCTCACCGTCACGGCCGACCCGGCCGACCTGGCCGACGAAGAAACCGTTGAAGCCGCACCAAAGCCCGTCGCCGCTACGGCTCCCGCCGCGCGGCGTCCGTTCTGGCGACTGCCGCGGTTGGGCGGCAGAGACGCTGCGGAGTCATCGGTCGCCGGCGCGGCCGTGGCATCTGCAGCTGCGGCCAATGCCTCGACCGCAGCGCCCGTGGCCGACAGCGCCGCCGTAGCCGCCGCCGACCCCTCGGCCGCCGCCGATGCTGCACCGGCGACCGGCGCCACCCCGGTGAGCCTGGTCGACGCCGCAACCACGCCTGCTGAGAAGTCTGCAACGAAGCCTGCAACGACCACCCCGCGCATCGAGCCCGTGCTCCGTAAGCCCCTGCCGCCGCGCACCGGTGCCACGATCGTCAGCGACTCCGCCCCGGTGGAGATCGCTGTCAATGGCCTCAACAAGCGCTTCGGCCAGAACGTCGCCGTGGCGGGAGTCGACCTCGAGGTTCGATCGGGCTCGTTCTACGGCATCGTCGGCCCCAACGGGGCGGGCAAGACCACGACCCTGTCGATGATCACCGGACTGCTCCGGCCCGACTCGGGCTCCATCCACGTGCACGGCATCGACGTGTGGGCCGACCCCGTCGCCGCCAAGCGCGCCATCGGCGTGCTGCCCGACCGCTTGCGTCTCTTCGACCGCCTCACCGGCGCCCAGTTGCTCTACTACGCCGGCGTGCTCCGCGGCCTGGAGAGCGAGACGGTGCGCACTCGCTCGGCCGACCTAGCTGCCGCTTTCGGCCTCGAGGGCGCTCTGAACCGTCTGGTGGCCGACTACTCGGCCGGCATGACCAAGAAGATCGCCCTGGCCTGCGCGATGATCCACTCGCCGCGCGTGCTGGTGCTCGACGAGCCGTTCGAGTCGGTCGACCCGGTTTCCGCGGTCAACGTCACCGAGATCCTGCAGCGCTACGTCGCCGCAGGGGGCACGGTCATCCTCTCCAGCCACGGCATGGACCTCATCCAGCGGGTCTGTGACCACGTGGCCATCATCGTGCAGGGCTCGGTCCTCGCGTCGGGAACGATCGACGAGGTACGCGGAAACGTGTCGCTCGAAGAACGCTTCGTCGACCTGGCCGGCGGACGAAAGGTTGCGGAGGGCCTGGAGTGGTTGCACAATTTCTCGGACTGAAACTGAGGCTCCTCGCCAATCTCTTCCGGCGTAGCCCGTGGCAGGTCGTGGGGGTCGTGCTCGGCCTGATCTACGGATTGCTCGTGGCGGCGGCCCTGGTGGCCATGCTCATCGCGTTCCGTTTTGTCGACGATGTGGGCACCATCCGTGACGGGCTCATCGTGGTGGGCTCGATCGTCGTGCTCGGCTTCATCCTCGTGCCGCTGGTCTTCGGCGTCGACGACAGCATGGACCCGCGCAAGTTCTCCACCCTGGGCATCCCGACGAAGGACCTGTGCCTGGGCCTGGCCGTCTCGTCGCTGGTCGGCGTGCCCGCGGCCACCTTGACGCTGGTGCTTCTGGGCACCATCGTCACCTGGTCACGCGGTGTGGGGGAGACCCTGTTCGCGATCATCGCGGCGGCACTGCTGCTGGGCACCTGCATGCTTGCATCGCGGGTGAGCACCTCCATCGCCGCCTTCCTGCTCTCCACCCGCCGCTCGCGGGAGTTCACCGGCATCGTCGGCATCCTGCTGATCGTCATGATCACGCCCGTCGTGGTGCTGCTGGTCAATGTGGACTGGAGCAAGTACGGCCTCGACCTGCTCGGCGGGTTCGCGGCCATCCTGGGTTGGACGCCGCTGGGCGCCGCCTGGGCCGTGCCGGGCGACGCAGCCGCCGGAGACTGGGGCACGTCATTCCTCCGCCTGTTGATCGCCGCAGGCACCCTGTACCTGCTTTGGCTGGCCTGGCAGGGTCTGGTGGCCCGGATGCTCGTGAGCCCCGGCCGGGAGGCTCAGGCGCGCGCCTACGGCGGTCTGGGCTGGTTCGACCGCATGCCGCACAACCCGGTCGGAGCCATCGCCGCCCGCAGCATCACCTACTGGGGACGCGACCCGCGCTACTGGGTGTCGCTGATCATGATTCCGATAGTGCCGGTGCTGGTGATCCTGCCGCTCGCGGTAGCCGGGATGCCCATCGAGTACTTGGCCCTGGTGCCGGTGCCGCTCATGTGCGTCTTCCTCGGTTGGACATTGCACAACGACGTCGCCTACGACCACACCGCGATCTGGCTGCACGTGGTCTCCGGACCCCGCGGATTCGCCGACCGGGTCGGCCGGCTGGTACCCGCCTTCTTCGTCGGTATCCCGTTGATCGGGCTCGGCTCGGCCATCAGCGTCAGCGTCTACGGTGACTGGGCGGTCCTGCCCGGTGTGCTCGGCGTGAGCACCTGCATCCTTCTAGCGGGTCTTGGCTTCTCCAGCTACACCTCCGCCCGGTTCCCGTACCCGGCCACGAAGCCCGGCGACAGCCCCTTCGCGCAGCCGCAGTCCTCGGACACGGCGGCCGCGGTCATCCAGTCGT
It includes:
- a CDS encoding NTP transferase domain-containing protein codes for the protein MTTQVVILAAGMGSRLGRSLPKPLTELNDGRTIMQQQFDNIEHAFGKKTKVTIVVGYKLEHIIEAFPQASFVYNEQYDVTNTSKSLLRALRASATGGVLWMNGDVVFDPAILDRAASMMKRDQSFVTVNTSKVSDEEVKYTTSAEGYIKELSKTVKNGLGEAVGINYVSAADKAMLIHHLSKVEDQDYFERGIELAIEKNRMLVEPVDISDFYAVEVDFAEDLERANLFV
- a CDS encoding CDP-glycerol glycerophosphotransferase family protein; its protein translation is MVSSKDIRLAAKLVKDVLGSRKAQRLLTERLSARGPLPAHRFKIAVYFADGPVNLYQMRQWYKPLAKLAETWPVVVLSRTAGGTLKLLDESPVPVAYVRKIVDLERLIAEQDIRIVLYVNQNSRNFQMMRYGRRWHVFINHGESDKMYMTTNQFKAYDYSFVAGRAAVARLGKVLWDYDFDKRAITIGRPQADHYSGQLPYTPDERTVVLYAPTWEGDRAAAAYGSVATHGVSLVTALLQSPRHRVIYRPHPRSGVVDHAYGQANKQIMAAITAANERDAGAQHIIDTGADLGWQLSAADVAIVDISAMVYDRLASGRPLMVTRPQNPLAAIDTSGYLSDCEWLATGDTAGIVETLDELMSDDTAEVRLRGWVEQYFGDPTPGAATARFHGAIGHLLEEWDRFAALHADDDAGLAEFEDVSEIDEV
- a CDS encoding ABC transporter ATP-binding protein; this translates as MSETVISLDDVGIRFRRNRRSRRNFKDLFAGSRRRSRPGEFWALQHVSFTVQRGEAIGVVGRNGQGKSTLLKLVTGVVLPDEGTVDVIEGVAPLIEITGGFVDDLTVRDNVYLTAGLHGMTRKQIDERFDEIITFAEIADFVDTPYKHLSSGMKVRIAFAVISRLEEPIILVDEVLAVGDKAFREKCYRRIEELLAGGRTLFFVSHNERDLRRFCARGLYLDKGALVLDGPIDEVLDRYNAEYGVKPA
- a CDS encoding ABC transporter ATP-binding protein — translated: MRKPSTPDSATAASGSATSDSASDEAAPAKPVRSTTRAPRKPAAPRAGTAARSSAAAKTSTDAAQPKTPAAATADSTTSDSATTDSATGASSAAPATAAERVSVTRTPAARTSPVAKATRLPATTTSTADTAEAVAVAAAAADGDPATASSATAGESAATKPKTTPARTTSARTAASKAAAAKAAAAKTESATKAGAARTAATKAAAAKSAAARAAATSARTAAAAAARAAAVAAASADAESADPAVSGQAPTVPGQASTAAPVTDAPGTDAPAAVVPAAEVSAPVVTEPTASEAPAAGQSAPVRDAAVTDDPPVSDLAQADPPTVVLSDLTDPATDGDEGATRVLTVTADPADLADEETVEAAPKPVAATAPAARRPFWRLPRLGGRDAAESSVAGAAVASAAAANASTAAPVADSAAVAAADPSAAADAAPATGATPVSLVDAATTPAEKSATKPATTTPRIEPVLRKPLPPRTGATIVSDSAPVEIAVNGLNKRFGQNVAVAGVDLEVRSGSFYGIVGPNGAGKTTTLSMITGLLRPDSGSIHVHGIDVWADPVAAKRAIGVLPDRLRLFDRLTGAQLLYYAGVLRGLESETVRTRSADLAAAFGLEGALNRLVADYSAGMTKKIALACAMIHSPRVLVLDEPFESVDPVSAVNVTEILQRYVAAGGTVILSSHGMDLIQRVCDHVAIIVQGSVLASGTIDEVRGNVSLEERFVDLAGGRKVAEGLEWLHNFSD
- a CDS encoding ABC transporter permease — its product is MSSYAQVRPEQRTPFARYRHSLWLLTQRDLRVRYSTSVLGYFWSILDPLVMAGIYWFVFTVVFKRSVGEDPYIVFLLAALLPWMWFNGAISDCTRAFLREAKLIRSTRIPRTIWVNRLVLSKGIEFLAAIPVLVLFAIFSGATINADAVFFPLAILIQAILTAGIGLIVAPLVVFFRDLERAVKLILRFLFYASPIIYATSDLPKELHFWAAFNPLSGIFSLYRAAFFPGELDWFIVGVGAAMSVAFLLIGLLVFTRTERAVLKEI